In a genomic window of Henningerozyma blattae CBS 6284 chromosome 9, complete genome:
- the TBLA0I03290 gene encoding uncharacterized protein (similar to Saccharomyces cerevisiae VAM7 (YGL212W); ancestral locus Anc_3.525), with translation MSLQVRIIDIDNTSQDYTQYVIQVKINSRAPDSKGTLHLIRRRYNDFLNLDTQLNDHYDNYTKQLKKNWWEDGKNVNVITQRKLLLNVFLEDLIIKYSIQDGTTPTSRLPLELQEFLNLKPMNNQPIDIISDNSRGNLGVAPVSTKKLEHDNTQNGSVRNSNKNNGSSLERDFNKSWEAKFKEIQIDLISAKNNMDLLKIRSKLMSLEQSSKSKGYQDNNSHHNMLLSGLHNDLNMAIKSIDGSNKLLSNSNSNYYTSSSNLNLNLNSSAISTKSNLTKPYEFGVHQVFDDQRTNIPGFTNTSNTVRDANSLVTNRDNSNGMSRNKTPSPKQGRVLGNRSVMLQERKDQDEELQRLASTIVRQKEISMAMNKELEQQNDLFGTILQRHRHHSEQAEPSKEQNLQIPW, from the coding sequence TCATCCAggttaaaattaattcacGAGCTCCAGATAGCAAAGGAACTTTGCATCTGATTAGAAGACGATACAATGATTTCTTAAATCTTGATACCCAATTAAATGATCATTATGATAATTATACCaaacaattaaagaaaaattggtGGGAGGATGGGAAAAACGTGAATGTTATCACTCAAAGAAAACTGCTTTTAAACGTTTTCTTAGAGGACttgattattaaatattcaatacaGGATGGAACAACCCCGACATCAAGGTTACCGCTGGAGCTTCAAGAGTTCCTGAACTTGAAACCCATGAATAATCAACccattgatattatttccGATAATTCTAGGGGCAACTTGGGAGTTGCTCCGGTTTCCACCAAAAAACTGGAACATGATAACACACAAAATGGATCAGTGAGGAATTCCAATAAGAATAACGGTTCATCGCTTGAGAGGGATTTCAATAAAAGTTGGGAAGCCAAGTTTAAGGAAATCCAAATAGATTTAATCTCTGCAAAGAACAATATGGATTTACTGAAAATAAGGTCAAAGTTGATGTCACTGGAACAATCATCAAAGAGTAAAGGATACCAAGATAATAACTCACATCACAATATGTTATTGTCGGGCTTACACAATGATTTGAATATGGCaatcaaatcaattgatGGCTCCAATAAActtctttcaaattcaaattcaaattattatacatCTTCaagtaatttaaatttaaatttaaattcgTCGGCGATTTCTACAAAGAGTAATTTAACTAAGCCGTACGAGTTTGGAGTACATCAAGTCTTTGATGATCAACGAACCAATATTCCGGGATTCACCAATACATCCAACACAGTTAGGGATGCGAACAGCCTGGTGACCAATAGAGACAACTCCAATGGTATGTCTAGAAACAAAACTCCGTCGCCCAAGCAGGGCAGAGTCTTAGGAAATAGAAGTGTCATGTTACAAGAAAGGAAGGAtcaagatgaagaattgcAACGTTTAGCATCCACCATTGTAAGGCAAAAGGAAATATCCATGGCTATGAACAAAGAATTGGAACAACAAAACGACCTATTTGGAACAATTCTACAGCGACACAGACATCACTCAGAACAAGCTGAACCAAGCAAGGAACAAAACCTCCAGATTCCTTGGTAA